In Paenibacillus hexagrammi, the following are encoded in one genomic region:
- a CDS encoding flagellar protein FlaG, translated as MNTSKITGSSWNTGVERVAFQADNNSSADYDVANTNGVSGDAQVKISANNAGDSALSDEQKKKELDRAIKAIQGASVSLEMSVHKETKEIMVKVMNKETGEVIREIPSEKTLDMIAKLMKNAGIIIDERR; from the coding sequence GTGAACACAAGTAAGATAACAGGCAGCTCATGGAATACAGGGGTGGAGCGGGTTGCTTTTCAAGCAGACAACAACTCTTCGGCGGATTACGATGTTGCCAATACTAACGGCGTTTCCGGAGATGCTCAGGTCAAGATAAGCGCAAATAATGCAGGCGATTCGGCACTTAGTGATGAGCAAAAAAAGAAAGAATTAGATCGTGCAATTAAAGCAATTCAAGGTGCATCGGTATCACTTGAAATGTCTGTCCACAAGGAAACAAAAGAAATTATGGTGAAGGTCATGAATAAAGAAACAGGTGAAGTTATTCGAGAAATCCCTTCCGAAAAGACGCTCGATATGATCGCTAAATTAATGAAAAATGCCGGGATCATTATCGATGAACGTAGATAG
- the fliD gene encoding flagellar filament capping protein FliD: protein MTTRITGAVSGLDTDSLVKSEMQPLQTKLDTLNQTKQTVTWQRDAYKEMNAKILDFRNNKLTTFKTDTVLRARKAEVTGDTDAVKVTTNGGAATGSMTIKAMQLATGAALKSSNSIVKSGSTLDTKSTLTSQQAKLQGGSSMQSTYTFSVNGTSITVDTAKDSLSDVISRINKQTNVTAYYDSGTGNMSFTSKDAGDTSKVEITNDSKDFFKNILQTDTSTDTATNTQYSKGQNAIVEINGIKTTRTSNTFTENGINVTLNKVSELTDSTQAGSTDPQYYQASTITVTPDSDSIVSAIKDFVTQYNDVLKTLEDKVDETRYRDYKPLTSDQQEAMNETQINQWNEKAMSGLLRNDSILTSAVNKMRNAASSIVGTGSKYNTLASIGITAGDYTEKGKLYVDEDKLKAAIEANPDSVADIFSQKASSTSTNVTDNGFATRMYDDLYNTMKDLSTRAGTSAFSASTLKSDSTLGKQLSNLETQIDDQEDKMNDYEDRLYLKYSRMESALSTLQSQSSALTSLK, encoded by the coding sequence ATGACAACTCGAATTACAGGAGCTGTATCCGGATTAGATACGGATTCGTTAGTTAAATCAGAAATGCAGCCGCTGCAAACTAAGCTGGATACGTTGAATCAAACGAAGCAGACCGTGACTTGGCAGCGCGATGCTTACAAGGAAATGAATGCGAAAATCCTGGATTTCAGGAACAATAAGCTCACTACGTTTAAAACGGACACTGTGCTTCGTGCTCGCAAAGCCGAGGTCACAGGTGATACTGATGCGGTAAAGGTTACAACGAACGGAGGAGCCGCTACAGGAAGTATGACAATAAAGGCAATGCAATTAGCCACGGGGGCCGCATTGAAGAGCAGCAACTCCATTGTGAAGTCAGGGAGTACACTCGACACTAAATCAACGCTTACTAGTCAACAAGCTAAACTGCAGGGCGGATCTAGCATGCAAAGCACCTACACGTTTAGCGTGAACGGGACTTCCATTACGGTCGACACGGCAAAAGATTCACTCTCTGATGTGATAAGCAGAATTAACAAGCAAACTAATGTAACGGCGTATTACGACTCCGGAACAGGAAATATGTCGTTCACTTCTAAAGATGCAGGGGATACATCGAAGGTTGAAATAACCAACGATTCCAAGGACTTTTTCAAAAATATTCTTCAGACTGATACTAGTACCGACACAGCAACGAACACACAATATTCAAAAGGCCAAAATGCTATAGTGGAGATTAATGGTATTAAAACTACCAGAACAAGCAACACATTTACCGAAAATGGGATAAACGTCACGCTCAATAAAGTGAGTGAACTTACGGATTCCACTCAAGCAGGTTCAACGGATCCACAGTATTATCAAGCTTCGACGATCACGGTTACTCCGGATTCGGATAGTATCGTGAGCGCGATCAAAGATTTCGTTACGCAGTATAATGATGTGTTAAAAACTTTAGAAGACAAAGTAGATGAAACTCGTTATCGTGATTACAAGCCACTGACATCGGATCAGCAAGAAGCGATGAACGAAACGCAAATCAACCAGTGGAATGAGAAGGCGATGAGTGGCTTGCTCCGCAATGACTCGATCTTGACAAGTGCGGTCAACAAGATGAGAAACGCCGCGAGTTCAATTGTCGGAACGGGCAGTAAATATAATACATTGGCCTCTATCGGTATTACGGCCGGGGATTATACGGAGAAGGGTAAGCTCTACGTAGATGAGGATAAACTGAAGGCGGCTATTGAGGCCAATCCGGACTCTGTCGCAGATATTTTCAGTCAGAAGGCAAGCTCTACCTCCACGAACGTGACGGATAACGGATTTGCGACCAGAATGTACGATGATTTGTACAACACGATGAAAGATCTGTCAACTCGTGCAGGTACATCAGCATTCTCCGCTTCGACTTTAAAGAGCGACAGTACGCTGGGGAAACAATTAAGCAACCTAGAGACGCAAATCGATGATCAGGAAGATAAAATGAATGACTACGAGGACAGGTTATATTTGAAATATTCCCGAATGGAATCTGCACTTAGTACGCTGCAGTCTCAGTCGTCTGCCCTTACTTCTTTGAAATAG